AACGGCCTCTTTCTTAAAGACACGGGTCGGATTGGGTATTGATCGAAAGCGTCGCGCCGGGCACAGAGGTATTGGCCGGAATCAAACTCGCCCCTGAATTCCTGATTACCTTTGAACTCGAATATACCATTGAACCGAGCAAACCAAACGCTGTAAAATTGCCGCCCCCATCAGGTCGCGCAAGTACGGTATCTCGGCCCTTCGCCGGGCAGGCAACTGCTGTGATACCGATGCCCTTTCCAAGAAGTGACATCAACGATGGCCGGCAGGGACGCCGGCCCTACGAAACCCGGCCAAATGCCATGTGTGCCAAATCATTGATGCCGATGCGCGTTCAAAGATTCGACATCGGGTTAAGTCGGTCTCGCAATGTTCCTCGTATGAAAGCGCATCGGTTTAAGTGAATGATAAAACACTTACCCAAGAACTTCTTTTTCATTGGCTGGAAGTGTGGTATTGGGGCTCAATAAGAACATGACCGGAGATTCCAACATGCGTAAACTAATCGAGTGGACACTGGTTTTTCTCGTTTGCTTGGCGTTTCCACTAAGTGTAGGAGCGGCTCCCGGAAACGTGTCAAAAGAGAAGCCCTGGAAACCCGGTGAAAGCATCGAATTGATAATGGCCAGCGGCGGCACCGGCGGCACGTACTACCCCTTGGCCGGAGGAATTGCCAAGCTCTGGAAGGACGCCATACCGGGAGCGAATGTAACCGTACAGGCTACAGGGGCTTCCGTAGCCAACGTCAGGCTACTCGGGAAGAACGAGGTGGATTTCGCGCTAATTCAGAATGATATCGCCGAGTACGGTCGAACCGGCACGGAATCCTTTGCCGACAAGAAAGAGAAATATACCAATTACGTGGCCATTGGGGCGCTCTATCCGGAAGCGGTGCAAATCGTGGTGCGCTCCAACAGCCCCATCCGCGGAATCGAGGACCTCAAGGGTAAGACCGTGGTGGTAGGCGCTGCGGCTTCCGGCACAGAGCTGGCTTCGCGGCAGATACTGAATGCCTACGGGCTGACCTACGGGGAGAAGAAGGACATCAAGCCGCTCTTCTTGGGGTTTGCCGAAGGCGCCACGGCCTTGAGAGAAAATTCCGCGGACGCCCTGGTGATAGTGGCCGGAATTCCAAACGCGGCTCTGGCCGATGTCCAGACAGTTACACCGATCCGCCTGCTGCCTATTGACGTAAACAAACTCCGCAAGGAACATCCATTTTACGTTGAATTTCCGGTGCCCGCGGGCACGTACAAAGGTTTGGACTCGGACGTGGCGGTGGTCGCGCTCAAGGCGATGCTCGTGGTACGAGACGAGATCAATAGTCAATTGGTATACGAAATGACCAAGGCCCTATTCGAAAAAGCCGGTTCTATCGGCCATGCCAAGGCCAAGGAGTTCGACGCGAAGCTCGCAGCCCAGGGCGTCACAATACCCTTTCATCCGGGAGCAGCCCAGTATTTCAAGGAGAAAGGAATCGAGACCAAATTACCGTAACCGTGTGCTTGTGGGTGCGGGGATTCTGTCTCTAGCCGTCTTATGCTACCCCGTAACATCGCTCACTATCCACCGAGCCGGAGAGAGCTGTCCCCTCTGGGCTATTCCTGCTTCCGTGGGCGCAAAGTTTAGCCTCACGTGGATTCATACGGTTAGCAAACGAGCGGTCGCTGAAACTTACGTAATTGATGGGGACGGCCGGATCTGCTTGACGGAGATGGTTTTTGACCACGAAGGCCCCGGCTTGCCGTCCAACCCGGAACCGGGAACCATATGGCGAATGCAAGACGGGAGGGTGAGCGTTACAGGGTACTCTCGATGCCTGGAGGAACTGAACCTCGGGGTCTCGCCGTTCGGCCATCGCCTGGAGACCGGCCTTCGGGACTGCAACCTGGTGAGCGAGGTAGGCCCTGATCGCCTGGCACGCCTGGCGTTTGAACGGGTTCCGCTGATCTTGATTGTCTTTGCCGAGGTTTGGCAGTGGCGGCACAGCCTGAGCAGATCCTGAAACCTAATCCAGACGTGCTCCAGGCACTGGATCGCGAATCCGCATTCCGGCGGTTGCGAGGTCCGTGGGCGATAATCGTCCTGCTCGCCAGCGTTGGCCTGGCCTCGTTCCAACTATTCACCGCTGCCACACTCCCACTTGCGCCGCAATTACAGCGCTCGATCCATCTGGCCCTGGGGCTGGGGCTCATATTCCTCCTGTATCCCGTCCGCAGCCGAGATTTTCATCGCGAGGCACCGCCCTGGTATGACGTGCTGCTCGCTCTCGCGGGCTTGGGAGCAGGCTTCTATCACGTGATCTTCTATCATGAACTCCTGGCCAGAGCCGGAGTCAACACCACCGCGGACTTTGTTGTGGCGGGGATTGCGGTAATGCTGGTGCTGGAAGCGACCCGCCGAGTGGCCGGTTGGCCCATGATCATTGTAGCTTCAGCCTTTCTGGCCTATGCCCTTTGGGGCAACTACCTCCCGGGACTGTTCGCACACCGGGGCCTGTCTCTACAGCGCGTGTTGGAGCATTCGTACCTCGGCCTGGAGGGAATCATGGGGATTCCCCTTGGAGTGTCGGCCACCGTGATATTCATCTATCTTCTTTTTGCCCAGGTGCTGGAGAAAACGGGCATTCGTCAATTTTTTATAGATATCGCCATGGCGCTGACTGGAAGGAGCCCTGGAGGTCCGGCCAAAGCGGCGGTGGTTTCCAGCGCTTTCGAGGGGACCATTTCAGGCTCGTCCATTGCCAATACCGCGGGCTCCGGCTCTTTCACCATTCCCATGATGAAGAGCCTGGGTTATCGTCCGGAGTTTGCAGCGGCTGTGGAAGCCTCCGCATCGACGGGCGGCCAGATCATGCCACCGGTCATGGGAGCGGCTGCCTTTGTCATGGTTGAGTTCCTGAACATGTCGTACATCGACATTGCCAAGGCTGCGGCAATTCCGGCTGTCCTTTACTTCACCGGCGTTTTTCTCATGGTGCATTTCGAGGCGCTTCGAGAGGGGCTGAAGGGATTACCGAGCCAAAGTCTGCCGAAGCTGACGGAAGTCATGCTCAGACGGGGTTACCTTATTTTGCCGCTGGTGCTGATCTTCTGGCTGCTGGATTCCGGTTTCAGTGCCGCGAAGGCTGCGGTCTGGTCCATGGCTCTGGCCTTGGTGCTGGGATTCTTCAGGCGAGACACCCGGATGGGGCTGCGGGACCTTTTCCGGATCATGGAATCGGCCGCGCGGTCCGCTTTGCCGGTTATCGCCGCGTGCGCGGCTGCGGGGATCATTGTCGGGGTGGTGACCTTGACGGGTATCGGTCTCAAGCTGTCGGCCAACATGGTGGACCTTGCAGGTGACCGACTGCTCCTGGCCCTTGTGTTCACCATGTTCGCGTCCCTGGTCCTGGGAATGGGTATTCCTACCACGGCCACGTATATAGTCCTTGCCACCATGGCAGCGCCTGCCTTGGAAAAGCTGGGCGTGGCGCCTCTTGCAGCGCATCTGTTCGTGTTCTACTTCGGGGTCGTGGCCGACATCACTCCGCCTGTAGCCCTTGCAGTATATGCCGGGGCTGCCATCGCGAACTCCAATCCGTGGAAGACCGGGATCGAGGCGGTGAAGCTCTCACTGGGCGCTTTCCTGGTACCGTACATCTTTGCCCTGTCGCCCGTAATGGTCCTGATAGGAGCTACACCACTCCACGTTGCGCAAATGCTGTTGACCTCCGTTCTCGGCATGACTGCCCTGAGCGCGGGGGTGGCAGGCTATTGGACCGTCAGCCTCTGGCGCACGGAGCGGCTGGCTCTTGGGGCTGGGGGCCTTCTACTGATAGATCCAGGCGTGCTGACCGACTTCTTGGGGGCCGGAATCGTGGTGGGGGTGTATCTGTTTCAGCGGAGACGCGCGACGCGAAGTGCGAAGACAGTGGAGGATTGACGCTGCTATACTGGTTGCCAAAAGTAATGTCCGTTTGGCCACGAGATGATCAGTCTGGTTTTCAGACCGTATCGACGGGACCTACTTTGCCAGAGCGTTGTAACGCCCGTCGTTCCCGCGAAAGCGGGAACCCAGGAAATCCCGCGTGCCGCGGGACTGGATTCCTGCTTCCGCAGGAATGACGGAATGGGGTGCTGGCAAATCGGACAAAAATTGTGGCAACCACTATAGTCGGTAGGGTTCAAGGGATCTGGAGCCCTAGTGCCTCAGGCCAACGCCCGCGCGCCTCACCTTCAGGCCTTCTTTCGTTGTGCAGGATGACCGGGATTCACTGGGAGGACGATGCGGAATCGAGCGCCCGACGGGCTTTCCTCAAGAGTAATGCTTCCGTGGTGAGCAACCGCGAGCGCCTGAACTATGGAAAGGCCCAGGCCGGTGCCGCCGGACTGCCTCGCTGTGGTGAAAAACGGAGTGAAGATCCTGTGCGCATCTGACGCCGACACTCCCGGGCCGTTATCCTGAACCGTGATTTCAACCTGATCTTTCCCCGCATCTGTTTCGTGATGCGCTGAAACATGAACGTGAGCCGCCGGACTGCCATGCTGCCTGGCATTATCTACCAGGTTTGACAGGATGGACTCCAACACCTCTGGTGCCATTGCCACAGGTGGCAGTTGTGGCGGCGAATTAAACGTCACGTTAAGACCGTCGCAGCAGAACCTGTGAGCAACCCGGTCGAAAACTTCAGGCACCGGGGCCTGTTCCGCGCCCGGTTGCACCACATCGGCTTTGGCGAGATCCAGGAGTCGTCCGACCAGCCTTGCCAAACGATCTGCGTCCTGTTCCAGTATATGGAGGAAGCGGTCGCGATCCTCGTGAGACATGTCCGCGAAGTGATCCTTGAGCAGCTCCACTGTCCCCCGAATAGAAGTGAGAGGGGTCTTGAACTCGTGAGACACGTTGGAGGCAAATGTGCGTATATAGTCCGCCCGCTTTTCCTGCGTGGCAGACATCTGAGCCAGTGCCTTCGATAATTGGGCCACTTCGTGCGTGCCGGGGCTGCTCAGGGGAACCGTCACCACGGCCTTATGACTTAGAGTAACCTCTTCAGCTTGGCGAATGAGGGCTTTCACCGGCCTCGTGATCAGAAGAGTAGTCAGAGCGGTCACAGCGAATACCACCAGAAGAATGACCGCACCACCACCCAC
This portion of the Desulfomonile tiedjei genome encodes:
- a CDS encoding HAMP domain-containing histidine kinase, which produces MMRWRPRLASVLFVVNLLIFLLPLGGIAVLRLYESELIRRTETELNAQGAFVASIYRTELLRSLSSGEAAGVVSSGLSNYGIALPPKPADPKDPDGPWTPIDALLDMAKDRIYPRAPDAREPEAPADPVAQLVGKRLTPVLLTAHRVTLSGIRVTDFRGVVVASTRGDLGKSLMGQEELRGAISGRHVSVLRARVGEGPSPPVESISRRSGVRVFVAMPVIERDRLVGAVLLSRTPLGLSQALHVNRSYLVGGGAVILLVVFAVTALTTLLITRPVKALIRQAEEVTLSHKAVVTVPLSSPGTHEVAQLSKALAQMSATQEKRADYIRTFASNVSHEFKTPLTSIRGTVELLKDHFADMSHEDRDRFLHILEQDADRLARLVGRLLDLAKADVVQPGAEQAPVPEVFDRVAHRFCCDGLNVTFNSPPQLPPVAMAPEVLESILSNLVDNARQHGSPAAHVHVSAHHETDAGKDQVEITVQDNGPGVSASDAHRIFTPFFTTARQSGGTGLGLSIVQALAVAHHGSITLEESPSGARFRIVLPVNPGHPAQRKKA
- a CDS encoding TRAP transporter permease — encoded protein: MLQALDRESAFRRLRGPWAIIVLLASVGLASFQLFTAATLPLAPQLQRSIHLALGLGLIFLLYPVRSRDFHREAPPWYDVLLALAGLGAGFYHVIFYHELLARAGVNTTADFVVAGIAVMLVLEATRRVAGWPMIIVASAFLAYALWGNYLPGLFAHRGLSLQRVLEHSYLGLEGIMGIPLGVSATVIFIYLLFAQVLEKTGIRQFFIDIAMALTGRSPGGPAKAAVVSSAFEGTISGSSIANTAGSGSFTIPMMKSLGYRPEFAAAVEASASTGGQIMPPVMGAAAFVMVEFLNMSYIDIAKAAAIPAVLYFTGVFLMVHFEALREGLKGLPSQSLPKLTEVMLRRGYLILPLVLIFWLLDSGFSAAKAAVWSMALALVLGFFRRDTRMGLRDLFRIMESAARSALPVIAACAAAGIIVGVVTLTGIGLKLSANMVDLAGDRLLLALVFTMFASLVLGMGIPTTATYIVLATMAAPALEKLGVAPLAAHLFVFYFGVVADITPPVALAVYAGAAIANSNPWKTGIEAVKLSLGAFLVPYIFALSPVMVLIGATPLHVAQMLLTSVLGMTALSAGVAGYWTVSLWRTERLALGAGGLLLIDPGVLTDFLGAGIVVGVYLFQRRRATRSAKTVED
- a CDS encoding DUF1850 domain-containing protein, with translation MGAKFSLTWIHTVSKRAVAETYVIDGDGRICLTEMVFDHEGPGLPSNPEPGTIWRMQDGRVSVTGYSRCLEELNLGVSPFGHRLETGLRDCNLVSEVGPDRLARLAFERVPLILIVFAEVWQWRHSLSRS
- a CDS encoding TAXI family TRAP transporter solute-binding subunit: MRKLIEWTLVFLVCLAFPLSVGAAPGNVSKEKPWKPGESIELIMASGGTGGTYYPLAGGIAKLWKDAIPGANVTVQATGASVANVRLLGKNEVDFALIQNDIAEYGRTGTESFADKKEKYTNYVAIGALYPEAVQIVVRSNSPIRGIEDLKGKTVVVGAAASGTELASRQILNAYGLTYGEKKDIKPLFLGFAEGATALRENSADALVIVAGIPNAALADVQTVTPIRLLPIDVNKLRKEHPFYVEFPVPAGTYKGLDSDVAVVALKAMLVVRDEINSQLVYEMTKALFEKAGSIGHAKAKEFDAKLAAQGVTIPFHPGAAQYFKEKGIETKLP